In Calothrix sp. PCC 7507, one DNA window encodes the following:
- a CDS encoding branched-chain amino acid ABC transporter permease, which translates to MDLSLFLQQFLNGLSIGSVYAIFALGYTLVYSILGIINLAHGAIFTLGAYFTYALMGGTFGFNGLLANLTLPIKLPFAIALIIGSSLAGLVGVVMERIAFQPLRRQGSDPLLTVVSSLGVAVVIVNLIQYLVGAESYTFPVGTYGSLPPAINFGSAENPIPIRSVQVVIFGVSVVILAILTYFINRTKYGKAMQAIAEDQTTASLLGINTDGFIILTFFLSSFLAGLAGTLVASSVSIAGPYFGIAFGLRGLAVIVLGGLGSIPGAVLGGLVIGLAEAFVPGEYSAFKDAVAFGILFIMLLVRPQGLLGRRFIQKV; encoded by the coding sequence ATGGATCTAAGTCTGTTTTTACAACAATTTTTAAATGGGTTATCCATTGGCAGTGTTTACGCTATTTTTGCTTTGGGATATACCCTAGTTTATTCCATTTTGGGCATCATTAATTTAGCGCATGGTGCGATTTTTACCCTGGGTGCATATTTCACTTATGCACTCATGGGTGGTACATTTGGGTTTAATGGGTTGCTGGCTAATTTGACACTGCCGATAAAATTACCGTTTGCGATCGCCTTAATTATCGGTAGCAGTCTAGCCGGATTAGTTGGGGTAGTGATGGAACGGATTGCTTTTCAACCCCTACGCCGTCAAGGTTCCGATCCTTTATTGACGGTAGTCTCCAGCTTGGGTGTAGCGGTGGTAATCGTTAACTTAATTCAGTACTTAGTAGGTGCAGAAAGTTACACATTTCCAGTAGGCACTTACGGAAGCTTACCACCTGCAATTAACTTTGGGAGTGCTGAAAACCCCATTCCGATTCGTAGTGTGCAAGTGGTGATATTTGGCGTATCTGTGGTAATTTTGGCAATTTTGACTTATTTCATTAATCGTACTAAATATGGTAAAGCCATGCAAGCGATCGCAGAAGATCAAACTACTGCGAGTTTGTTAGGAATTAACACCGATGGCTTTATTATATTGACATTTTTCCTCAGCAGTTTCCTAGCAGGATTAGCCGGAACTTTAGTGGCTTCTAGCGTGAGTATTGCTGGCCCTTACTTTGGAATTGCTTTTGGTTTAAGAGGTTTAGCTGTGATTGTGTTGGGGGGTTTAGGTAGTATTCCCGGCGCAGTATTAGGCGGTTTAGTTATCGGACTAGCGGAAGCATTTGTCCCAGGCGAATATTCAGCCTTTAAAGATGCTGTTGCTTTCGGAATATTATTTATTATGCTGTTAGTTAGACCACAAGGTTTGCTAGGAAGGCGATTTATTCAGAAAGTTTGA
- a CDS encoding Uma2 family endonuclease: MKTYTKQKLTFDDFLEQCPEEGLYELVDGEIVEVRATRNHDDVADFMLFAFNDEIRRLNLNYVVNNTTVFRTITGKGIEQGRKPDVSIIDKDTWRSNRSAYSALEEPIQLAVEVISTNWEDDYIDKLDEYQRLGIKEYWIVDYLAIGSREYLGNPKVPTVFVFILDVEGKYQRTHFRGSERIVSITFPELALTAEQILTD, encoded by the coding sequence ATGAAAACATATACCAAACAAAAATTAACTTTCGATGATTTTTTAGAACAGTGTCCAGAAGAGGGGTTATATGAACTTGTAGATGGAGAAATTGTAGAAGTACGCGCAACCAGAAACCATGATGATGTTGCTGATTTTATGTTGTTTGCTTTCAATGATGAAATTAGACGACTCAATCTAAATTATGTAGTTAATAACACAACAGTGTTTAGAACTATCACAGGTAAAGGAATAGAACAAGGGCGTAAGCCTGATGTCAGCATCATAGATAAAGATACGTGGCGCTCAAATCGTTCTGCTTATTCTGCACTTGAAGAACCTATCCAGTTAGCTGTCGAGGTGATATCAACTAATTGGGAAGATGATTACATTGATAAATTGGATGAATATCAACGTTTAGGCATTAAAGAATATTGGATCGTTGATTATTTAGCAATTGGCTCAAGGGAGTATTTAGGAAATCCCAAAGTTCCGACTGTGTTTGTTTTTATTCTAGATGTTGAAGGTAAATATCAACGCACACACTTTAGAGGTTCAGAACGAATTGTATCGATAACTTTTCCAGAATTGGCGCTGACAGCAGAGCAAATACTCACGGATTAA
- a CDS encoding branched-chain amino acid ABC transporter permease, producing MADFFATYGSLIVSMVLGALLGLSLYLPLMAGQLSLASPGFYAVGGYISAILSTTIFATPPSNLFPIPLLLIEMVIAGIVCALLGFAVGIPVIRLRGIYLAIATIAFVEVLRVICLNLEITGGAIGIPNIPQPFTTQIEYLWIAIPLLIISIILFYRLERIRLGRAFIAIREDELAAGAMGINPTYYKVLAFTLGAIIAGFVGAISAHFLNTWNARQGTFDASIIYLTFVLIGGSRTFLGSIVGGMVFTALPEVLRNLADTGGLPIWLAQFLRDGRLIIFGVLIVVGTIFFPQGLVTPDIFKRRKKSLGE from the coding sequence ATGGCTGATTTTTTTGCTACTTACGGTTCTTTAATTGTCTCTATGGTGTTGGGGGCGCTACTGGGACTGTCCCTTTATTTACCATTAATGGCTGGACAATTGTCTTTGGCTAGTCCTGGATTTTATGCTGTGGGCGGGTATATTTCAGCCATTTTATCAACGACAATTTTTGCTACTCCTCCTAGCAATTTATTTCCCATTCCTCTGCTGTTAATAGAAATGGTTATTGCTGGGATTGTATGTGCTTTATTGGGTTTTGCTGTGGGAATTCCTGTGATAAGATTGCGGGGAATTTATTTGGCGATCGCTACTATTGCTTTTGTCGAAGTTCTCCGTGTTATTTGTCTCAATCTGGAAATTACAGGTGGTGCAATTGGGATTCCAAATATTCCTCAACCTTTCACAACACAAATTGAATATTTATGGATTGCAATACCATTATTAATAATTAGTATAATTTTATTTTACCGCTTAGAGCGTATTCGTTTAGGTAGAGCATTCATCGCTATTAGAGAAGATGAATTAGCCGCAGGTGCGATGGGAATTAACCCAACTTACTACAAAGTTTTGGCGTTCACATTAGGAGCAATTATTGCTGGATTTGTTGGTGCTATTAGTGCCCATTTTTTGAATACTTGGAATGCTCGTCAAGGTACTTTTGATGCTAGTATTATCTACTTAACTTTCGTATTAATTGGCGGTTCTAGAACTTTTTTAGGTTCAATAGTCGGGGGTATGGTATTTACAGCCCTACCAGAAGTTTTGAGAAATCTCGCTGATACAGGCGGTTTACCTATTTGGCTAGCCCAATTCTTGCGGGATGGTAGATTAATTATTTTTGGGGTATTGATTGTGGTAGGGACAATCTTTTTTCCCCAAGGTTTGGTAACACCAGATATTTTTAAAAGACGGAAAAAAAGCCTTGGCGAATAG
- a CDS encoding ABC transporter ATP-binding protein: protein MKINFTNNKQAVNNDIILEAKAITRRFGGLVAVNSVSFAVAKHEIFGLIGPNGAGKTTLFNLITALIPLSSGNLVYQGTEISQMRPHEIAGLGIARTFQNIRLFGELSALDNVIIGSHLHTKSGIIKGLLGLPPAPSEEYKSRQKALELLELVGLSDRADEKAKNFAYGDQRRLEIARALALQPQVLLLDEPAAGMNPNEKQYLSEFIRSLREQFNLTIILIEHHVPLVMGLCDRIAVLDFGQLIALGEPSVVRNDPAVIEAYLGE, encoded by the coding sequence ATGAAAATCAACTTTACAAACAACAAGCAAGCAGTTAATAATGATATTATTTTGGAAGCGAAAGCTATAACTCGCCGCTTTGGTGGTTTAGTTGCAGTAAATAGTGTATCTTTTGCAGTCGCAAAACATGAAATTTTTGGACTAATTGGCCCTAATGGTGCTGGTAAAACCACATTATTTAATTTGATTACAGCTTTAATTCCACTTTCCAGTGGAAATTTAGTTTATCAAGGTACAGAAATTTCCCAAATGCGTCCCCATGAAATTGCAGGTTTGGGTATCGCCCGCACCTTTCAAAATATCCGCTTGTTTGGTGAATTATCGGCGTTAGATAATGTAATTATAGGTAGCCATTTACATACTAAAAGTGGTATAATCAAGGGGCTTTTAGGATTACCACCAGCGCCTAGTGAAGAATATAAAAGTAGGCAGAAAGCTTTGGAGCTATTAGAACTAGTAGGATTGAGCGATCGCGCTGATGAAAAAGCCAAGAACTTTGCCTATGGTGATCAACGTCGCCTAGAAATTGCCCGCGCCTTAGCCCTCCAGCCACAGGTATTACTCCTCGATGAACCTGCGGCGGGGATGAACCCTAATGAAAAGCAATACCTGAGTGAATTTATCCGGAGTCTGCGAGAACAGTTTAACTTGACGATTATCCTAATTGAGCATCATGTACCATTGGTGATGGGTTTATGCGATCGCATCGCCGTTTTAGATTTTGGACAGTTGATCGCACTAGGTGAACCGTCTGTAGTTAGAAATGATCCAGCTGTGATCGAGGCTTATTTGGGAGAATAA
- a CDS encoding DUF4351 domain-containing protein: MAKAADTGGKRLISLAPDAWVKWVTQLPEVVAKEILASEFQWISRETDVLVKAYSKDYGDFLVLNELQLRYTKHMPLRMRAYAALAQERYRLPTYPVLINILPPPPTLEVVSSYEQEFLGLRAIQDYRVINLWEVDAEIVFQQPLPSLLPFVPILRGGGEAAVVQRALQMLRTDAQLNQLEPLLAFFASFVLDSPLVQQIMRWDMAILRESPWYNEILAEGLQKGLQEGIQQGVQQGIQQGVQQGVRNQLIRILRQRFGEIPHEVEVRFEGESVEQLESLIDSALAVSSLEEFIRSLPA; this comes from the coding sequence GTGGCAAAAGCAGCAGATACAGGTGGTAAGCGACTGATTAGTCTCGCTCCCGATGCATGGGTAAAATGGGTAACGCAACTTCCTGAAGTGGTGGCGAAAGAGATTTTGGCTTCAGAGTTTCAGTGGATTAGCCGAGAAACAGATGTTTTAGTGAAAGCATACAGCAAAGACTACGGCGATTTTCTGGTACTCAACGAATTACAGTTGCGTTACACAAAACACATGCCTCTACGGATGAGAGCTTATGCAGCTTTAGCACAAGAGCGCTACCGACTGCCAACTTATCCAGTGCTAATCAACATTTTACCGCCTCCGCCTACTTTAGAGGTTGTCAGCAGTTACGAGCAGGAATTCTTGGGATTACGTGCTATTCAAGATTATCGCGTGATTAATTTGTGGGAAGTTGACGCCGAGATAGTGTTTCAGCAACCATTACCATCTTTACTCCCATTTGTTCCCATCTTGCGAGGTGGTGGAGAAGCCGCAGTTGTACAACGCGCCTTACAAATGCTGCGAACGGATGCACAGTTGAATCAGTTAGAGCCTTTGCTAGCTTTTTTTGCTAGCTTTGTGTTAGATAGCCCTTTAGTGCAACAAATCATGAGGTGGGATATGGCTATATTGCGAGAATCGCCTTGGTATAACGAAATTTTGGCTGAAGGACTTCAGAAAGGACTTCAGGAAGGAATTCAGCAGGGTGTGCAGCAAGGAATTCAGCAGGGTGTGCAGCAAGGAGTAAGAAACCAATTAATCCGAATATTACGACAACGGTTTGGCGAAATTCCCCATGAGGTGGAAGTAAGGTTTGAGGGCGAGAGTGTAGAGCAATTAGAAAGTCTGATTGATAGTGCTTTAGCTGTGAGTTCTTTAGAAGAATTTATCCGCAGTTTGCCTGCTTAA
- a CDS encoding ABC transporter ATP-binding protein — MNPDNTPNYTVLEIRDINVNYGGIQALKKINLTIRKGEVVTLLGANGAGKTTTLRAISKIVNLKSGDIIYNGRNINRCQAHEVVKFGIAHCPEGRRVLARQTVLDNLLLGAYIRSNQAEIKADIQNQFELFPRLAQRRNQLAGTLSGGEQQMLAIARALMSRPKLLLLDEPSLGLAPAIVREIFSIIENLRDTGVTILLVEQNANLALQIADRGYVLEAGSITLTGAASELISDERVRKAYLG, encoded by the coding sequence ATGAACCCTGATAATACACCAAATTATACTGTTTTAGAAATCCGAGATATTAATGTTAATTACGGCGGTATTCAAGCTCTCAAAAAGATTAATTTAACTATCCGAAAAGGTGAAGTAGTTACCTTACTTGGTGCTAATGGTGCTGGTAAAACTACTACACTCAGAGCTATTTCTAAAATAGTAAATCTTAAAAGTGGCGACATTATATATAATGGACGGAATATTAATCGTTGCCAAGCTCACGAAGTTGTTAAATTTGGTATCGCCCATTGTCCGGAAGGACGGAGAGTATTAGCAAGGCAAACAGTTTTAGATAACTTACTGTTGGGTGCTTATATTCGTTCCAACCAAGCAGAGATTAAAGCAGATATTCAAAATCAATTTGAGCTATTTCCTCGGTTGGCACAAAGACGCAATCAACTAGCAGGAACTCTCAGCGGTGGTGAACAACAAATGTTAGCGATCGCCCGGGCTTTAATGAGTAGACCAAAACTCTTACTTTTAGATGAACCAAGCTTAGGTTTAGCCCCTGCTATAGTGAGAGAAATTTTTTCCATTATTGAAAATCTGCGTGATACAGGTGTGACAATTTTATTAGTTGAACAGAATGCCAATCTAGCTTTACAAATTGCTGATCGTGGATATGTTTTAGAAGCAGGTTCTATTACTTTAACAGGTGCTGCGTCAGAGTTAATTAGTGATGAAAGAGTAAGAAAAGCTTATTTAGGTTAA
- a CDS encoding Uma2 family endonuclease, giving the protein MVKSPTKPLTLEEFLKLPETKPASEYINGQIIQKPMPQGKHSTLQGELVSNINSVTKPQKVARAFPELRCTFGGRSIIPDVAVFAWERIPLDENGDVANVFRTYPDWTIEILSPDQSPTKVTGNILHCLKHGSKLGWLLNPEERSVLVYPQNQQPEFLEEEQQILPVPDLLKNLQLTVGQLFGWLKL; this is encoded by the coding sequence ATGGTAAAATCTCCCACTAAACCCCTAACCTTAGAAGAGTTTTTAAAACTACCAGAAACAAAGCCAGCAAGTGAATATATCAACGGTCAAATTATCCAAAAACCTATGCCACAAGGAAAGCATAGTACTCTTCAGGGTGAATTAGTCAGCAACATCAATTCTGTAACCAAGCCTCAGAAAGTTGCCCGTGCTTTCCCAGAATTGCGGTGTACTTTTGGCGGACGTTCGATTATTCCTGATGTGGCTGTCTTTGCTTGGGAACGCATTCCCTTAGATGAAAATGGAGACGTGGCGAATGTTTTTAGGACTTATCCAGACTGGACAATTGAAATTTTATCACCTGATCAAAGTCCCACAAAAGTAACCGGCAATATCTTACATTGCCTAAAACATGGTAGTAAATTAGGTTGGCTACTTAATCCTGAAGAACGTTCAGTTTTAGTTTATCCACAAAATCAGCAACCAGAGTTTCTAGAAGAAGAACAACAAATATTACCAGTTCCCGATTTATTGAAAAACCTACAATTAACTGTAGGACAACTATTTGGGTGGTTAAAACTTTAG
- a CDS encoding histidine phosphatase family protein translates to MSQIVWIARHANRLDFVNPDWFLTAERRYDPPLSDDGFIQAQHLANRLKAEKITHIFTSPFLRTVQTANAVAEALDLPIKLETGLSEWLNPAWMTEEPERLSTPALAELFPRIDISYTSRIAAKYPETRSQVRGRSGQTARCLASEYFPHEILLVAHGASVLGGAMGLVGEIAKTEVKASLCSLVKVVRQEPEWLLELKGDTSHLTQIEEVIRFA, encoded by the coding sequence ATGAGTCAAATAGTCTGGATTGCAAGACACGCCAACCGCCTCGATTTCGTTAACCCTGATTGGTTTCTGACTGCAGAACGTCGCTACGATCCACCCCTATCAGACGATGGTTTCATACAGGCGCAGCACTTAGCTAACCGTCTAAAAGCAGAGAAAATTACCCACATTTTTACTTCGCCGTTTTTGCGAACGGTACAAACAGCAAATGCTGTGGCAGAAGCGCTAGATTTGCCGATTAAACTAGAAACAGGCTTGAGTGAATGGCTAAATCCTGCCTGGATGACGGAAGAACCAGAAAGACTCTCAACTCCAGCGTTAGCAGAATTATTCCCCAGAATAGATATCAGCTACACATCGCGGATTGCTGCCAAGTATCCTGAAACACGCTCACAAGTGCGAGGACGTTCTGGACAAACTGCTAGATGTCTTGCTAGCGAATACTTCCCTCACGAGATTCTTTTAGTAGCACACGGTGCTTCTGTACTTGGGGGAGCAATGGGATTAGTAGGAGAAATTGCTAAAACAGAAGTGAAGGCTTCTTTATGCTCCTTAGTTAAAGTGGTGCGTCAAGAACCAGAATGGTTGCTAGAACTAAAGGGAGACACTTCCCATTTGACCCAAATAGAGGAAGTAATTCGATTTGCTTAG
- a CDS encoding glucokinase, producing the protein MTLLLAGDIGGTKTILRLVETLDSPSLHTIDEESYHSGDFPDLVPIVQHFLTKAKAPTPEKACFAIAGPVFNNTAKLTNLAWFLDTDRLQQELGITAVSLINDFAAVGYGIFGLGKQDVLTLQAGKHQLDAPVAIIGAGTGLGQGFLIKQGSHYQVFPSEGGHADFAPRNELEFQLLRYLSDKHNIQRISVERVVSGQGIVAIYQFLRDRAALGSLKGDRKYITESPEIAQIVRTWEQEAGQPEKSVDPGAAIGRAALQKSDRLSEQTIQIFIDAYGAEAGNLALKLLPYGGLYIAGGIAPKILPLIQQSDFLLHFTQKGRMRSILEEIPIHIILNPQVGLIGAALCAARL; encoded by the coding sequence ATGACATTGCTATTAGCAGGAGATATTGGCGGTACAAAGACCATTCTGCGATTGGTTGAGACATTAGACTCGCCAAGTTTACATACTATTGATGAGGAAAGTTACCATAGTGGGGATTTTCCGGATTTGGTGCCGATTGTGCAGCATTTTTTGACAAAAGCTAAAGCACCGACACCAGAGAAGGCTTGTTTTGCGATCGCTGGACCAGTGTTCAATAATACGGCTAAACTGACCAATCTGGCTTGGTTCCTAGATACCGATCGCTTACAACAAGAATTAGGTATTACCGCTGTTTCATTAATCAATGACTTCGCCGCCGTTGGCTATGGCATTTTTGGTTTAGGCAAACAAGATGTATTAACCCTGCAAGCTGGTAAACACCAACTGGATGCTCCTGTGGCGATTATTGGAGCTGGTACTGGCTTAGGACAAGGATTTTTAATTAAGCAGGGAAGCCATTATCAAGTATTCCCCTCCGAAGGTGGACACGCAGACTTTGCCCCTCGGAATGAGTTAGAGTTTCAACTATTGAGATATTTGTCGGATAAACACAATATCCAACGCATTTCTGTGGAACGTGTAGTTTCAGGACAGGGTATTGTCGCCATTTATCAATTTTTACGCGATCGCGCCGCGCTCGGCTCCCTGAAGGGCGATCGCAAATACATTACAGAATCACCAGAAATTGCCCAAATCGTCCGCACCTGGGAACAAGAAGCCGGACAACCTGAGAAAAGCGTCGATCCGGGTGCTGCTATTGGTAGAGCTGCATTACAAAAGAGCGATCGCCTTTCAGAACAAACTATCCAAATATTTATCGATGCTTACGGTGCAGAAGCCGGCAATCTCGCACTCAAACTCCTACCCTACGGTGGACTCTACATCGCTGGTGGCATTGCTCCCAAAATACTCCCCTTGATTCAACAGAGCGATTTCCTGTTACATTTCACCCAAAAAGGCAGGATGCGCTCAATCCTAGAGGAAATACCAATACATATTATTCTCAACCCACAAGTGGGGCTAATTGGTGCTGCTTTGTGTGCTGCTAGGTTATAA
- a CDS encoding type I secretion system permease/ATPase, producing MASRENSKADSQITSELKLLDNQSLKVKVLASVPWNQPPLCWLTPEQQSRLQNQSEIRQYQIGEKIWSNAVGGYQFFIISGKVRLREESLGKPLAALKAGDWFGDLQKLAVECKAVAASKEVVLVCWNTALWAEVTTPQIDNFWQGSQEGERETFSQSPVTSPQSLIPNTQSPTPIASAYPFVSSWNTAAACLTMVAQHLENAVKLEWVQRQLRGQQPKHVVEAAEKLGLLLRRLQTSWGDLRQLSFPALLLWNPQSGETPNWVVAYGVKGDRLIIANPQNPDHACESLSQSVVEAAWDGQMWQVEVISQQEKFNLSWFTPAVWKYRNLLGEVLLASFTLQLLGLATPLITQVVIDKVMVQESLPTLDVMAIALLLVAIFEAILGTLRLFIFTHTARRLDLSLSAQLFRHLMRLPLAYFESRRVGDTIARVQELEQIRQFLTGTALTVILDSIFAVVYLALMFYYNIPLTFVALAVLPLFATLTIVATPILRNWLNETFNRSADSQSFLVETITGIHSVKAHAAEPIARDRWEGLFARFIRTGFKASTTSNISSNIGDFLTNLSTLLILWFGAKLVIDQKLTIGQLVAFQMLSGRVTGPLLRLVQLWQNLQQVLLSVDRIGDILNVAPEAELGTGLVLPLLKGQVTFEQVFFRYQANIEPVLKGISFHTEPGQFIGIVGRSGSGKSTLSKLLQRLYQIESGRILIDGFDIKSADLASLRQQIAVVLQEDFLFNGSVLENITLGHPDITAEQVVEAARCAVAHDFISQLPYGYETNVGERGTALSGGQRQRIALARLFLSSAPILILDEATSALDSETEQQVLQNLQTISANRTVFLIAHRFAPLKRADLILVLEKGVIAERGTHSQLLQQKGLYWSLYQRQQANI from the coding sequence ATGGCTAGCAGAGAAAATTCAAAAGCTGACAGTCAAATTACAAGTGAACTAAAACTTCTCGATAATCAATCTCTAAAAGTAAAAGTGCTAGCTTCTGTACCTTGGAATCAACCGCCACTATGTTGGCTTACGCCTGAACAACAATCTCGATTGCAAAATCAATCGGAAATTCGTCAATATCAAATTGGGGAAAAAATCTGGTCAAATGCAGTAGGAGGTTATCAATTTTTTATTATTTCTGGTAAAGTCCGCTTACGAGAAGAAAGTCTTGGTAAGCCATTAGCAGCCCTAAAAGCAGGGGATTGGTTTGGCGACTTACAAAAGCTGGCTGTAGAGTGCAAAGCTGTAGCTGCTAGTAAAGAAGTGGTATTGGTGTGCTGGAATACAGCTTTATGGGCCGAAGTTACAACGCCACAAATTGACAACTTCTGGCAAGGTTCACAAGAGGGAGAACGGGAAACATTTTCCCAGTCACCAGTCACCAGTCCCCAGTCCCTAATCCCTAATACCCAATCCCCCACACCAATAGCATCGGCTTATCCTTTCGTTTCTAGCTGGAATACGGCTGCAGCTTGTTTAACAATGGTGGCGCAGCATCTAGAGAATGCGGTGAAATTGGAATGGGTACAACGCCAACTTAGGGGACAACAACCGAAACATGTTGTGGAAGCAGCAGAAAAATTAGGCTTGTTGTTACGGCGGTTGCAAACGAGTTGGGGTGATTTGCGACAGTTGTCATTTCCGGCTTTACTGTTGTGGAACCCTCAGTCTGGGGAAACTCCCAACTGGGTAGTAGCTTATGGAGTGAAAGGCGATCGCCTCATCATTGCCAATCCCCAAAATCCCGATCATGCTTGCGAAAGTCTTTCGCAGTCGGTGGTTGAAGCGGCTTGGGATGGGCAAATGTGGCAAGTAGAAGTCATATCCCAGCAAGAAAAATTTAACCTGAGTTGGTTCACTCCCGCAGTTTGGAAATATCGCAACTTATTAGGGGAAGTTTTATTAGCTTCTTTTACATTGCAGCTTTTGGGGTTAGCCACACCGCTAATTACCCAAGTCGTGATTGATAAGGTGATGGTGCAGGAGAGTTTACCGACTCTCGATGTGATGGCGATCGCCCTTTTGTTAGTAGCGATATTCGAGGCGATACTCGGCACCCTGCGGCTATTCATCTTTACCCACACAGCTAGGCGGCTGGATTTAAGTCTATCGGCGCAGCTATTTCGTCACCTGATGCGGCTACCTTTAGCTTATTTTGAGTCGCGGCGTGTCGGCGACACCATAGCCAGAGTCCAAGAACTGGAACAAATCCGCCAGTTCCTCACAGGTACAGCTTTAACAGTGATTTTGGATAGCATCTTTGCTGTGGTGTATCTAGCATTGATGTTCTATTACAATATTCCCCTCACTTTTGTGGCTTTGGCTGTGCTGCCCTTATTTGCCACTTTAACGATAGTTGCCACCCCCATTCTGCGTAACTGGCTCAACGAAACCTTTAACCGCAGCGCTGACAGTCAATCGTTTCTTGTAGAGACGATCACCGGTATACACTCAGTCAAAGCCCATGCAGCAGAACCAATCGCCCGCGATCGCTGGGAAGGCTTATTTGCTCGCTTCATTCGCACAGGTTTTAAAGCCTCTACCACATCCAATATTAGTAGTAACATCGGTGATTTTCTCACTAATCTTTCCACCTTACTAATTCTTTGGTTTGGCGCTAAATTAGTCATCGATCAAAAGCTCACTATTGGTCAACTTGTGGCTTTTCAAATGTTATCAGGTAGAGTCACAGGACCCCTTTTACGCTTAGTGCAATTGTGGCAAAATCTGCAACAAGTACTGCTGTCTGTAGACCGGATTGGTGATATTCTCAACGTTGCCCCAGAAGCAGAATTGGGAACAGGTTTAGTTTTACCACTCCTCAAAGGTCAAGTTACTTTCGAGCAGGTATTTTTCCGCTATCAAGCGAATATTGAACCAGTCCTCAAAGGCATTTCTTTTCACACTGAACCAGGACAATTTATTGGCATTGTTGGACGTAGTGGTTCTGGGAAAAGTACCCTTTCTAAGTTGTTGCAACGCCTCTATCAAATTGAATCAGGACGCATTTTAATAGATGGTTTTGATATTAAAAGTGCCGATTTAGCTTCACTGCGACAACAAATTGCTGTAGTTCTCCAAGAAGACTTTTTATTCAATGGCTCCGTCTTGGAAAATATTACCCTCGGTCATCCTGATATCACAGCCGAGCAAGTAGTAGAAGCCGCAAGATGTGCTGTAGCCCACGATTTCATCAGTCAATTACCCTACGGCTATGAAACCAACGTTGGTGAACGTGGTACTGCTTTATCTGGTGGACAAAGACAACGTATCGCCCTAGCGCGGTTATTTCTTTCCTCAGCCCCGATTTTAATCTTGGATGAAGCTACCAGCGCTTTAGATAGCGAAACTGAACAACAAGTACTGCAAAATCTGCAAACAATTTCTGCTAACCGCACCGTGTTTCTGATTGCTCACCGCTTTGCTCCCCTCAAACGTGCTGATTTGATTTTGGTGTTGGAGAAAGGTGTAATTGCGGAACGTGGTACGCACTCACAGTTGTTACAACAAAAAGGTTTGTACTGGTCACTTTATCAACGACAACAGGCAAACATCTAG
- a CDS encoding peptidylprolyl isomerase, which produces MESLSFLTINDQSISVEQAVKYLQASGKLAHFVGDILRQYVIEQEILTRTDIDITPALTEQTIIDFRLKNQLTDPQVFQEWLKKNGNDYATFYASVALNFQLEKLKAVITEPKLPEYFIERKIYLDRVILSRILVDNIELGEELQTQIEEGGSFEQLAREYSLADDRIVNGMMGPISRGTMPDILRASVDVANPGQLIGPIELEGRYGLFRLEQHLPASLEDTQLKQALQNELFEKWLAEKIQKLTVKLQVN; this is translated from the coding sequence ATGGAATCTTTATCATTTCTGACCATCAATGACCAATCAATTTCTGTTGAACAAGCCGTAAAATATCTACAAGCTTCGGGAAAATTGGCGCACTTTGTTGGTGATATTCTCCGCCAGTATGTGATTGAGCAAGAAATACTCACACGCACGGATATCGATATCACTCCGGCGTTAACTGAACAGACAATTATTGATTTTCGGCTCAAAAATCAACTAACTGATCCGCAAGTTTTTCAAGAATGGTTAAAGAAAAATGGTAACGATTACGCTACCTTTTACGCATCAGTCGCCCTTAACTTTCAGTTAGAAAAACTTAAAGCTGTAATTACCGAACCAAAACTACCAGAATATTTCATTGAACGTAAAATTTATCTGGATCGGGTAATCCTCTCTCGGATTCTTGTTGACAATATAGAACTCGGTGAAGAATTACAAACCCAAATTGAGGAAGGGGGTAGTTTTGAGCAACTAGCTAGAGAATATTCTCTAGCAGACGATCGCATTGTCAATGGCATGATGGGGCCAATTAGCAGAGGAACAATGCCAGATATATTAAGGGCATCTGTTGATGTGGCAAATCCTGGACAATTAATTGGGCCAATAGAACTTGAGGGAAGATATGGTTTGTTCCGCCTAGAACAACATCTGCCAGCATCTTTAGAAGATACTCAACTCAAGCAAGCACTACAAAATGAGTTATTTGAGAAATGGCTAGCAGAGAAAATTCAAAAGCTGACAGTCAAATTACAAGTGAACTAA